A single window of Maylandia zebra isolate NMK-2024a linkage group LG2, Mzebra_GT3a, whole genome shotgun sequence DNA harbors:
- the LOC101478648 gene encoding uncharacterized protein LOC101478648 isoform X1, translating to MEDHMTSSDSAGTGCTSVAMVKDSVGADVDLRVLCDRVEDLEQRAVSAIQPESYLRNRIRELETSERSLLLELYQLASASQFPNMHHSQRLDQRLHMLREEVRTMTQEKEREERVWRERLQRCQRQLKAKEGEMSRQAQYFENFKTQLQHKLSLAWEREQSLQNRIYTLEKQLLDMTVSAATGMTTIRAVRITGGTVQCLEEQDRLSSMRGEGEGEEETKEERRKKWQPSVGTEREERRKGDEGKAENSIGGGRNSDTKQSSNEARLQGFIVSLQEDLRVLLEREEERMTERKRLMEQLQEAQESNHFLSCSVDEMKSEIHQLKLSENSLLEELEHLREENLRLQQVLRDSANHIPSQSSACLGPETSTPNSSLAVNSGTANIFSYSTATGQPSVACSGEVQPYSSEVPLVHHQATAESTQSSTEHYSSAVKSKMPTKGHPVNLFHYGSESSANFKSLSLTTESIDEFKLGSWCSEGNLNVEESPSEESDALREAYRSLGLDRDLKALQEQRDNLKVALQHTQSQLKEIAEENAQLKLQLRKQAEELEAETEQRSSAEKINTPSTYGGNDQPRSSPTQDGNILALAQDDLIQSLNQENGALAERIQELLAHIERKEDDITKQQTQLMERISQLEEDQVRLEQENREQGCLISELTKKTEDDLNTIMDLQQKLVQGEEASHLMFNQETDSTKTGSVSGSQHNNLCDLLKSSSQKNHLHLDSQKDEAAQLTNSVQNLKTDQEELTKSINSLREQQREVALSVQVQTEEKQQLTRTVWGLKEEKDHISKALADLKQEKEQLSRAVCGLRDEREHFKRSINGQKEEKEQLTKSLSALERDKGAILEFLSSGKEEREEIMKSLQSLQTERDQLSQTVLYLKQERDKLTDSLKCLKEKRDQEQISHSLKEEHDRLMKSVSSLEEEKRRTEYSVRCLKQAEEQIMQVIQDLREERDSLQGLSIQKQTEERNQKQQMLNSSSAGLTKKSEIPAETADYATQRCQTNNHGGNLIQQEENDLMRDIKTLGAELKKSQEEMDKSRAEIKRLQGELRHSETRREEVERKASQAAENAMKLTDVENQMEEIKKENYNLTTQVKELQNKLTGLLREKTDMLSLKAQTEERYNILTAQLKAKTVALEELNSEYIALKRGQGSRDDVNTVLVSLRARYNDIRAKYDALLKRKSQTDLDIPPLKAKLSCLVVKCQERNSLLDQMMKILQRQGCVNPYLTQQVEHLLSDAALQEYTAAFTLENNTKTWDYASGFTPEFSSKYKSCTSKFITDRTCPVVSTSVKKHQQTGVTPEAGVEGRGKEISIVSTESSGNHQDCGSEFTPVLTGSLKKDANSSVPSSPVQEQATVQASASSALPPNEREITDTVPAQLSPSAGGPPQAASQPEKLVFHHPEIKKEKSSLCATSVTGYLLSPTIPSSVSFASPKRRLSSPEKILNLHEQLQKTLRSSFEAPKSRGRGQDPRRSPSLSAPADLNKASQTKTLSLSFNNAQINSLTVTTAMSQAPHTPVVTTKPVAPNKSPTLFEAVASRSVNATFSPSIFTNHHLKGDTSALSSSSNFTFFTPAANNVKSILSNGTNETLSSKITKKITAIPDVSYAAHKASPQRVATFDSAVTNPKATSSDPTASQISTAPEVTTFNMTSKMDGAIPEVSQSSQLSHCSPERSNKFATTFTARLGKRPKPEAPAEVRSIEVIKTVGQSNLMIGWERPPLDELGCSNGTFVYGYRVYVDGDFHKSVMSSACTKCILENIDLSVPVHISVQTLGSNGLSSDSVHTVFRTSVRTEPQ from the exons ATGGAGGATCACATGACCTCGTCAGACTCAGCAGGTACCGGATGCACTTCAGTTGCCATGGTAAAGGACTCTGTAGGAGCTGATGTGGACCTGCGTGTGCTGTGTGATCGAGTGGAGGACTTGGAGCAGAGAGCGGTTTCAGCCATCCAGCCTGAGAGCTACCTGAGGAACAG GATCAGAGAGTTGGAGACGTCAGAGAGGAGCCTCCTGCTGGAGCTATATCAGCTAGCGTCTGCCTCTCAGTTCCCCAACATGCATCACTcccagaggctggaccagagaCTCCACATGCtcagggaggaggtcaggacCATG acTCAGGAGAAGGAGCGAGAGGAGCGAGTGTGGAGGGAGCGACTGCAGCGTTGTCAGAGGCAACTGAAGGccaaagagggagagatgaGTCGACAGGCCCAGTATTTTGAAAACTTTAAAACCCAACTCCAACACAAGCTCAGCCTGGCCTGGGAGAGAGAGCAGAGCCTGCAGAATCGCATCTACACTTTAGAAAAGCAGCTACTTGACATGACTGTGAGTGCCGCCACTGGTATGACAACTATCAGAGCAGTCCGAATCACTGGTGGTACTGTGCAGTGCTTGGAAGAACAAGACAGACTATCTTCCATGAGGGGAGAGGGCGAAGGAGAAGAGGAGACCAAGGAAGAGAGGCGAAAGAAATGGCAGCCAAGTGTTGGAACTGAGAGAGAAGAAAGGCGAAAGGGCGATGAGGGAAAAGCAGAGAACAGCAtaggaggaggaagaaacagTGACACAAAACAGTCCTCAAATGAGGCAAGGTTACAAGGATTCATTGTCAGCCTGCAGGAGGATCTCAGAGTACTgctggagagagaggaggagaggatgaCTGAGAGGAAGAGACTAATGGAGCAGCTCCAGGAGGCCCAGGAGAGCAACCACTTCCTCAGCTGCAGCGTGGATGAGATGAAGTCAGAGATCCATCAGCTGAAACTATCTGAGAACTCGCTATTGGAGGAGCTTGAACACCTGAGAGAGGAGAACCTAAGACTGCAGCAGGTCCTCAGGGATTCGGCTAACCACATACCAAGCCAATCATCCGCATGCCTGGGTCCTGAGACCAGCACACCCAACTCCAGTCTGGCTGTTAATTCTGGGACTGCCAACATTTTCTCATATTCCACTGCCACGGGACAGCCATCAGTGGCTTGCTCAGGAGAG GTGCAGCCTTATTCATCAGAGGTTCCACTTGTTCACCACCAGGCGACAGCAGAGAGCACACAGAGCAGCACAGAGCATTATTCCTCAGCAGTTAAATCAAAAATGCCAACTAAAGGTCATCCTGTAAACCTGTTTCACTACGGGTCTGAATCCAGTGCCAACTTCAAGTCACTTTCCTTGACTACAGAATCAATAGATGAGTTTAAACTTGGAAGCTGGTGCTCTGAAGGGAACTTAAACGTAGAAGAGAGCCCCAGTGAGGAATCTGATGCCCTGAGGGAAGCTTACAGGAGCTTGGGGCTAGATAGAGATCTTAAAGCTCTTCAGGAGCAACGTGACAACCTGAAGGTTGCtctgcagcacacacagagtcagCTAAAGGAGATAGCTGAGGAAAATGCTCAGCTGAAGTTACAACTCAGGAAGCAAGCAGAGGAACTAGAGGCAGAGACTGAGCAGAGGTCTTCAGCAGAAAAG ATTAACACACCCTCTACTTATGGTGGGAATGATCAACCCAGGTCATCTCCTACCCAAGATGGCAACATTCTTGCTCTTGCCCAGGATGATCTTATCCAAAGCCTGAATCAGGAAAACGGGGCATTGGCAGAGAGGATCCAGGAGCTTTTGGCTCACATTGAGCGCAAAGAGGATGACATCACAAAGCAGCAAACCCAACTGATGGAGCGTATCTCCCAGCTAGAAGAGGATCAGGTCAGGCTGGAGCAGGAGAACCGGGAACAGGGGTGTTTGATCTCAGAACTCACCAAGAAGACTGAGGATGATCTGAACACCATCATGGATCTGCAGCAGAAGTTAGTCCAAGGAGAAGAAGCTTCACATTTGATGTTCAATCAAGAAACTGACTCTACGAAAACAGGATCAGTATCTGGTAGTCAGCATAATAATCTCTGTGATTTACTAAAAAGCAGCTCACAAAAAAATCATCTTCATCTTGATTCACAAAAAGATGAAGCAGCCCAGCTGACCAATTCAGTCCAGAACCTCAAAACAGACCAAGAAGAATTGACTAAATCCATAAATTCACTCAGAGAGCAGCAAAGAGAAGTAGCTCTGTCAGTCCAAGTACAGACAGAAGAGAAACAGCAATTAACTCGGACAGTATGGGGACTGAAGGAGGAAAAAGACCACATCTCTAAAGCTCTGGCTGACCTTAAACAAGAGAAAGAGCAGCTGAGCAGGGCAGTCTGTGGGCTGAGAGATGAAAGAGAACACTTTAAAAGGTCCATAAACGGCcaaaaagaggagaaagagcAGCTAACCAAGTCTTTATCTGCACTTGAAAGAGATAAAGGGGCAATATTAGAATTTCTCTCAAGTGGAAAAGAAGAGCGAGAGGAAATAATGAAGTCACTGCAGagtttacagacagaaagagacCAGTTAAGCCAGACAGTGCTGTATCTGAAACAAGAGAGAGACAAACTAACCGATTCTCTTAAGTGTCTGAAGGAAAAGAGAGACCAGGAGCAAATATCTCACAGTTTAAAGGAAGAACACGACAGGTTGATGAAGTCAGTAAGCAGCttggaggaagaaaaaagaagaactgaATATTCAGTCCGTTGTTTGAAACAAGCAGAAGAGCAGATAATGCAGGTAATTCAAGACCTTAGGGAGGAAAGAGACAGCCTACAAGGTCTCAGcatccaaaaacaaacagaggagaggaATCAAAAGCAGCAGATGTTGAACTCAAGCAGCGCTGGTTTGACGAAGAAGAGTGAGATTCCTGCTGAGACTGCAGATTATGCTACACAAAGATGCCAGACTAATAACCATGGTGGAAACTTAATACAG CAGGAAGAAAATGATCTGATGAGAGATATTAAAACTTTGGGAGCAGAGCTAAAGAAGTCACAGGAGGAAATGGACAAGAGCCGTGCAGAG ATCAAGAGGCTTCAGGGTGAACTGCGTCATTCAGAAACgaggagggaggaggtggagagaaAGGCGAGCCAAGCAGCTGAAAACGCGATGAAGCTCACAGATGTTGAAAATCAGATGGAAGAAATCAAGAAGGAAAATTACAACCTCACAACCCAG gtgaaggAGCTGCAGAACAAACTGACAGGCCTGCTCCGGGAGAAGACTGACATGCTGTCACTCAAGGCTCAAACAGAGGAGCGATATAACATCCTCACAGCTCAGCTCAAAGCCAAG ACTGTTGCTCTAGAGGAGCTGAACTCGGAGTATATAGCTCTGAAAAGAGGACAAGGCAGCAGGGATGACGTTAATACTGTTCTTGTCTCACTCAGGGCACGTTacaatgacatcagagctaAG TATGATGCGCTGCTGAAAAGGAAAAGCCAGACAGACTTGGATATACCACCTTTAAAG GCCAAGCTGTCTTGCCTAGTGGTGAAGTGTCAGGAGAGGAACAGCTTATTAGATCAGATGATGAAGATCTTGCAGAGACAAGGCTGTGTGAACCCCTACCTCACACAGCAGGTCGAGCATCTGCTCAGCGATGCCGCTCTGCAGGAGTACACTGCAGCATTCACATTGGAAAATAACACAAAGACCTGGGATTACGCTAGTGGGTTTACTCCTGAATTTAGTTCAAAATATAAAAGCTGCACCAGTAAATTCATAACTGATCGGACCTGCCCGGTTGTATCCACCTCTGTAAAAAAGCATCAACAAACTGGAGTCACACCTGAAGCTGGAGTAGAGGGCAGAGGGAAAGAAATTTCCATAGTTTCCACCGAATCTTCAGGAAATCATCAAGACTGCGGTAGTGAATTCACACCTGTACTCACAGGATCGCTAAAGAAAGACGCCAACTCATCTGTGCCATCCTCACCAGTGCAAGAGCAAGCCACCGTCCAGGCGTCAGCGTCATCTGCTCTTCCACCAAATGAGCGAGAAATCACTGATACAGTGCCG GCACAGCTGTCTCCTTCTGCCGGTGGACCGCCCCAAGCAGCCAGTCAACCAGAGAAATTAGTGTTTCATCATCCGGAGATAAAGAAAGAGAAGTCCTCCCTCTGTGCCACCAGTGTGACTGGATACTTGTTGAGTCCTACCATTCCCTCCTCTGTCTCCTTTGCCAGTCCAAAGAGGAGGTTGAGTAGTCCTGAGAAGATCCTTAACCTCCACGAACAGCTACAGAAGACCCTGAGGAGCAGCTTTGAG GCTCCAAAGAGCAGAGGAAGGGGACAGGACCCCAGGAGGAGTCCATCACTGTCAGCTCCTGCAGACCTGAACAAAGCCTCTCAGACTAAGACGCTGAGCTTGAGTTTCAATAACGCGCAGATCAACTCTCTCACAGTCACCACAGCTATGAGCCAAGCTCCACACACTCCAGTAGTAACAACTAAACCAGTTGCCCCTAACAAGTCACCAACACTTTTTGAAGCAGTTGCATCTAGATCAGTTAATGCAACCTTCAGTCCCAGCATCTTTACTAACCATCACCTTAAAGGGGACACATCTGCTCTTTCTAGCTCTTCTAACTTTACTTTTTTCACCCCGGCTGCAAATAATGTCAAATCCATTTTAAGTAATGGCACTAATGAAACATTATCCTCAAAAATTACAAAGAAAATCACTGCAATCCCTGATGTATCCTATGCCGCGCATAAAGCTTCTCCACAGAGGGTTGCTACTTTTGACTCTGCTGTTACTAATCCAAAAGCCACTTCCTCAGATCCAACTGCCTCTCAAATATCAACTGCCCCTGAAGTTACAACTTTCAACATGACTTCTAAAATGGATGGTGCTATCCCTGAAGTTTCTCAGTCCAGTCAGCTGTCTCACTGCTCTCCTGAGAGATCGAACAAGTTTGCCACAACATTCACCGCTCGTTTAGGAAAAAGACCAAAGCCAG AAGCTCCAGCCGAGGTTCGTTCCATTGAAGTCATCAAAACAGTGGGTCAGAGCAACCTTATGATTGGCTGGGAGAGACCACCACTTGATGAGCTGGGATGCAGTAATGGCACGTTTGTGTATGGCTACAGG GTGTATGTTGATGGGGACTTTCACAAATCTGTCATGAGCTCAGCATGCACCAAG tgtATTCTTGAAAATATCGACCTGAGTGTCCCTGTCCACATCAGTGTGCAGACACTGGGATCTAATGGACTTAGTTCAGATAGTGTACACACCGTGTTTCGGACCTCAGTTAGAACTGAGCCACAGTGA
- the LOC101478648 gene encoding uncharacterized protein LOC101478648 isoform X2, whose product MEDHMTSSDSAGTGCTSVAMVKDSVGADVDLRVLCDRVEDLEQRAVSAIQPESYLRNRIRELETSERSLLLELYQLASASQFPNMHHSQRLDQRLHMLREEVRTMTQEKEREERVWRERLQRCQRQLKAKEGEMSRQAQYFENFKTQLQHKLSLAWEREQSLQNRIYTLEKQLLDMTVSAATGMTTIRAVRITGGTVQCLEEQDRLSSMRGEGEGEEETKEERRKKWQPSVGTEREERRKGDEGKAENSIGGGRNSDTKQSSNEARLQGFIVSLQEDLRVLLEREEERMTERKRLMEQLQEAQESNHFLSCSVDEMKSEIHQLKLSENSLLEELEHLREENLRLQQVLRDSANHIPSQSSACLGPETSTPNSSLAVNSGTANIFSYSTATGQPSVACSGEVQPYSSEVPLVHHQATAESTQSSTEHYSSAVKSKMPTKGHPVNLFHYGSESSANFKSLSLTTESIDEFKLGSWCSEGNLNVEESPSEESDALREAYRSLGLDRDLKALQEQRDNLKVALQHTQSQLKEIAEENAQLKLQLRKQAEELEAETEQRSSAEKINTPSTYGGNDQPRSSPTQDGNILALAQDDLIQSLNQENGALAERIQELLAHIERKEDDITKQQTQLMERISQLEEDQVRLEQENREQGCLISELTKKTEDDLNTIMDLQQKLVQGEEASHLMFNQETDSTKTGSVSGSQHNNLCDLLKSSSQKNHLHLDSQKDEAAQLTNSVQNLKTDQEELTKSINSLREQQREVALSVQVQTEEKQQLTRTVWGLKEEKDHISKALADLKQEKEQLSRAVCGLRDEREHFKRSINGQKEEKEQLTKSLSALERDKGAILEFLSSGKEEREEIMKSLQSLQTERDQLSQTVLYLKQERDKLTDSLKCLKEKRDQEQISHSLKEEHDRLMKSVSSLEEEKRRTEYSVRCLKQAEEQIMQVIQDLREERDSLQGLSIQKQTEERNQKQQMLNSSSAGLTKKSEIPAETADYATQRCQTNNHGGNLIQQEENDLMRDIKTLGAELKKSQEEMDKSRAEIKRLQGELRHSETRREEVERKASQAAENAMKLTDVENQMEEIKKENYNLTTQVKELQNKLTGLLREKTDMLSLKAQTEERYNILTAQLKAKTVALEELNSEYIALKRGQGSRDDVNTVLVSLRARYNDIRAKYDALLKRKSQTDLDIPPLKAKLSCLVVKCQERNSLLDQMMKILQRQGCVNPYLTQQVEHLLSDAALQEYTAAFTLENNTKTWDYASGFTPEFSSKYKSCTSKFITDRTCPVVSTSVKKHQQTGVTPEAGVEGRGKEISIVSTESSGNHQDCGSEFTPVLTGSLKKDANSSVPSSPVQEQATVQASASSALPPNEREITDTVPAQLSPSAGGPPQAASQPEKLVFHHPEIKKEKSSLCATSVTGYLLSPTIPSSVSFASPKRRLSSPEKILNLHEQLQKTLRSSFEAPKSRGRGQDPRRSPSLSAPADLNKASQTKTLSLSFNNAQINSLTVTTAMSQAPHTPVVTTKPVAPNKSPTLFEAVASRSVNATFSPSIFTNHHLKGDTSALSSSSNFTFFTPAANNVKSILSNGTNETLSSKITKKITAIPDVSYAAHKASPQRVATFDSAVTNPKATSSDPTASQISTAPEVTTFNMTSKMDGAIPEVSQSSQLSHCSPERSNKFATTFTARLGKRPKPAPAEVRSIEVIKTVGQSNLMIGWERPPLDELGCSNGTFVYGYRVYVDGDFHKSVMSSACTKCILENIDLSVPVHISVQTLGSNGLSSDSVHTVFRTSVRTEPQ is encoded by the exons ATGGAGGATCACATGACCTCGTCAGACTCAGCAGGTACCGGATGCACTTCAGTTGCCATGGTAAAGGACTCTGTAGGAGCTGATGTGGACCTGCGTGTGCTGTGTGATCGAGTGGAGGACTTGGAGCAGAGAGCGGTTTCAGCCATCCAGCCTGAGAGCTACCTGAGGAACAG GATCAGAGAGTTGGAGACGTCAGAGAGGAGCCTCCTGCTGGAGCTATATCAGCTAGCGTCTGCCTCTCAGTTCCCCAACATGCATCACTcccagaggctggaccagagaCTCCACATGCtcagggaggaggtcaggacCATG acTCAGGAGAAGGAGCGAGAGGAGCGAGTGTGGAGGGAGCGACTGCAGCGTTGTCAGAGGCAACTGAAGGccaaagagggagagatgaGTCGACAGGCCCAGTATTTTGAAAACTTTAAAACCCAACTCCAACACAAGCTCAGCCTGGCCTGGGAGAGAGAGCAGAGCCTGCAGAATCGCATCTACACTTTAGAAAAGCAGCTACTTGACATGACTGTGAGTGCCGCCACTGGTATGACAACTATCAGAGCAGTCCGAATCACTGGTGGTACTGTGCAGTGCTTGGAAGAACAAGACAGACTATCTTCCATGAGGGGAGAGGGCGAAGGAGAAGAGGAGACCAAGGAAGAGAGGCGAAAGAAATGGCAGCCAAGTGTTGGAACTGAGAGAGAAGAAAGGCGAAAGGGCGATGAGGGAAAAGCAGAGAACAGCAtaggaggaggaagaaacagTGACACAAAACAGTCCTCAAATGAGGCAAGGTTACAAGGATTCATTGTCAGCCTGCAGGAGGATCTCAGAGTACTgctggagagagaggaggagaggatgaCTGAGAGGAAGAGACTAATGGAGCAGCTCCAGGAGGCCCAGGAGAGCAACCACTTCCTCAGCTGCAGCGTGGATGAGATGAAGTCAGAGATCCATCAGCTGAAACTATCTGAGAACTCGCTATTGGAGGAGCTTGAACACCTGAGAGAGGAGAACCTAAGACTGCAGCAGGTCCTCAGGGATTCGGCTAACCACATACCAAGCCAATCATCCGCATGCCTGGGTCCTGAGACCAGCACACCCAACTCCAGTCTGGCTGTTAATTCTGGGACTGCCAACATTTTCTCATATTCCACTGCCACGGGACAGCCATCAGTGGCTTGCTCAGGAGAG GTGCAGCCTTATTCATCAGAGGTTCCACTTGTTCACCACCAGGCGACAGCAGAGAGCACACAGAGCAGCACAGAGCATTATTCCTCAGCAGTTAAATCAAAAATGCCAACTAAAGGTCATCCTGTAAACCTGTTTCACTACGGGTCTGAATCCAGTGCCAACTTCAAGTCACTTTCCTTGACTACAGAATCAATAGATGAGTTTAAACTTGGAAGCTGGTGCTCTGAAGGGAACTTAAACGTAGAAGAGAGCCCCAGTGAGGAATCTGATGCCCTGAGGGAAGCTTACAGGAGCTTGGGGCTAGATAGAGATCTTAAAGCTCTTCAGGAGCAACGTGACAACCTGAAGGTTGCtctgcagcacacacagagtcagCTAAAGGAGATAGCTGAGGAAAATGCTCAGCTGAAGTTACAACTCAGGAAGCAAGCAGAGGAACTAGAGGCAGAGACTGAGCAGAGGTCTTCAGCAGAAAAG ATTAACACACCCTCTACTTATGGTGGGAATGATCAACCCAGGTCATCTCCTACCCAAGATGGCAACATTCTTGCTCTTGCCCAGGATGATCTTATCCAAAGCCTGAATCAGGAAAACGGGGCATTGGCAGAGAGGATCCAGGAGCTTTTGGCTCACATTGAGCGCAAAGAGGATGACATCACAAAGCAGCAAACCCAACTGATGGAGCGTATCTCCCAGCTAGAAGAGGATCAGGTCAGGCTGGAGCAGGAGAACCGGGAACAGGGGTGTTTGATCTCAGAACTCACCAAGAAGACTGAGGATGATCTGAACACCATCATGGATCTGCAGCAGAAGTTAGTCCAAGGAGAAGAAGCTTCACATTTGATGTTCAATCAAGAAACTGACTCTACGAAAACAGGATCAGTATCTGGTAGTCAGCATAATAATCTCTGTGATTTACTAAAAAGCAGCTCACAAAAAAATCATCTTCATCTTGATTCACAAAAAGATGAAGCAGCCCAGCTGACCAATTCAGTCCAGAACCTCAAAACAGACCAAGAAGAATTGACTAAATCCATAAATTCACTCAGAGAGCAGCAAAGAGAAGTAGCTCTGTCAGTCCAAGTACAGACAGAAGAGAAACAGCAATTAACTCGGACAGTATGGGGACTGAAGGAGGAAAAAGACCACATCTCTAAAGCTCTGGCTGACCTTAAACAAGAGAAAGAGCAGCTGAGCAGGGCAGTCTGTGGGCTGAGAGATGAAAGAGAACACTTTAAAAGGTCCATAAACGGCcaaaaagaggagaaagagcAGCTAACCAAGTCTTTATCTGCACTTGAAAGAGATAAAGGGGCAATATTAGAATTTCTCTCAAGTGGAAAAGAAGAGCGAGAGGAAATAATGAAGTCACTGCAGagtttacagacagaaagagacCAGTTAAGCCAGACAGTGCTGTATCTGAAACAAGAGAGAGACAAACTAACCGATTCTCTTAAGTGTCTGAAGGAAAAGAGAGACCAGGAGCAAATATCTCACAGTTTAAAGGAAGAACACGACAGGTTGATGAAGTCAGTAAGCAGCttggaggaagaaaaaagaagaactgaATATTCAGTCCGTTGTTTGAAACAAGCAGAAGAGCAGATAATGCAGGTAATTCAAGACCTTAGGGAGGAAAGAGACAGCCTACAAGGTCTCAGcatccaaaaacaaacagaggagaggaATCAAAAGCAGCAGATGTTGAACTCAAGCAGCGCTGGTTTGACGAAGAAGAGTGAGATTCCTGCTGAGACTGCAGATTATGCTACACAAAGATGCCAGACTAATAACCATGGTGGAAACTTAATACAG CAGGAAGAAAATGATCTGATGAGAGATATTAAAACTTTGGGAGCAGAGCTAAAGAAGTCACAGGAGGAAATGGACAAGAGCCGTGCAGAG ATCAAGAGGCTTCAGGGTGAACTGCGTCATTCAGAAACgaggagggaggaggtggagagaaAGGCGAGCCAAGCAGCTGAAAACGCGATGAAGCTCACAGATGTTGAAAATCAGATGGAAGAAATCAAGAAGGAAAATTACAACCTCACAACCCAG gtgaaggAGCTGCAGAACAAACTGACAGGCCTGCTCCGGGAGAAGACTGACATGCTGTCACTCAAGGCTCAAACAGAGGAGCGATATAACATCCTCACAGCTCAGCTCAAAGCCAAG ACTGTTGCTCTAGAGGAGCTGAACTCGGAGTATATAGCTCTGAAAAGAGGACAAGGCAGCAGGGATGACGTTAATACTGTTCTTGTCTCACTCAGGGCACGTTacaatgacatcagagctaAG TATGATGCGCTGCTGAAAAGGAAAAGCCAGACAGACTTGGATATACCACCTTTAAAG GCCAAGCTGTCTTGCCTAGTGGTGAAGTGTCAGGAGAGGAACAGCTTATTAGATCAGATGATGAAGATCTTGCAGAGACAAGGCTGTGTGAACCCCTACCTCACACAGCAGGTCGAGCATCTGCTCAGCGATGCCGCTCTGCAGGAGTACACTGCAGCATTCACATTGGAAAATAACACAAAGACCTGGGATTACGCTAGTGGGTTTACTCCTGAATTTAGTTCAAAATATAAAAGCTGCACCAGTAAATTCATAACTGATCGGACCTGCCCGGTTGTATCCACCTCTGTAAAAAAGCATCAACAAACTGGAGTCACACCTGAAGCTGGAGTAGAGGGCAGAGGGAAAGAAATTTCCATAGTTTCCACCGAATCTTCAGGAAATCATCAAGACTGCGGTAGTGAATTCACACCTGTACTCACAGGATCGCTAAAGAAAGACGCCAACTCATCTGTGCCATCCTCACCAGTGCAAGAGCAAGCCACCGTCCAGGCGTCAGCGTCATCTGCTCTTCCACCAAATGAGCGAGAAATCACTGATACAGTGCCG GCACAGCTGTCTCCTTCTGCCGGTGGACCGCCCCAAGCAGCCAGTCAACCAGAGAAATTAGTGTTTCATCATCCGGAGATAAAGAAAGAGAAGTCCTCCCTCTGTGCCACCAGTGTGACTGGATACTTGTTGAGTCCTACCATTCCCTCCTCTGTCTCCTTTGCCAGTCCAAAGAGGAGGTTGAGTAGTCCTGAGAAGATCCTTAACCTCCACGAACAGCTACAGAAGACCCTGAGGAGCAGCTTTGAG GCTCCAAAGAGCAGAGGAAGGGGACAGGACCCCAGGAGGAGTCCATCACTGTCAGCTCCTGCAGACCTGAACAAAGCCTCTCAGACTAAGACGCTGAGCTTGAGTTTCAATAACGCGCAGATCAACTCTCTCACAGTCACCACAGCTATGAGCCAAGCTCCACACACTCCAGTAGTAACAACTAAACCAGTTGCCCCTAACAAGTCACCAACACTTTTTGAAGCAGTTGCATCTAGATCAGTTAATGCAACCTTCAGTCCCAGCATCTTTACTAACCATCACCTTAAAGGGGACACATCTGCTCTTTCTAGCTCTTCTAACTTTACTTTTTTCACCCCGGCTGCAAATAATGTCAAATCCATTTTAAGTAATGGCACTAATGAAACATTATCCTCAAAAATTACAAAGAAAATCACTGCAATCCCTGATGTATCCTATGCCGCGCATAAAGCTTCTCCACAGAGGGTTGCTACTTTTGACTCTGCTGTTACTAATCCAAAAGCCACTTCCTCAGATCCAACTGCCTCTCAAATATCAACTGCCCCTGAAGTTACAACTTTCAACATGACTTCTAAAATGGATGGTGCTATCCCTGAAGTTTCTCAGTCCAGTCAGCTGTCTCACTGCTCTCCTGAGAGATCGAACAAGTTTGCCACAACATTCACCGCTCGTTTAGGAAAAAGACCAAAGCCAG CTCCAGCCGAGGTTCGTTCCATTGAAGTCATCAAAACAGTGGGTCAGAGCAACCTTATGATTGGCTGGGAGAGACCACCACTTGATGAGCTGGGATGCAGTAATGGCACGTTTGTGTATGGCTACAGG GTGTATGTTGATGGGGACTTTCACAAATCTGTCATGAGCTCAGCATGCACCAAG tgtATTCTTGAAAATATCGACCTGAGTGTCCCTGTCCACATCAGTGTGCAGACACTGGGATCTAATGGACTTAGTTCAGATAGTGTACACACCGTGTTTCGGACCTCAGTTAGAACTGAGCCACAGTGA